Genomic segment of Syngnathus acus chromosome 10, fSynAcu1.2, whole genome shotgun sequence:
GGCGCTGCTCACCGAGATGCGACCCTTCCTCTTGACGGACGACTTGGCCACGCCCAGATACCAGTCGTCCTTCTCGCCGACTTGGACTTCCCAGTAATGTCTGCCGGAGGTGAAGCCCTCCCTGCCCAGGACGATGACCACGGTGTCGAAACGGTCGGGGTGGTCCGGGAGGTCCTGCCACGCCCCCAGGTGACGCACCTGCCGCCTGTCTTGGGAGAGCTGCAGCCACGGGTTGGCGGTGTCCGGGTCCAAAATCACATCCTCTACAGAAGGAAGGATGCATCGTTAGTCAGGAAGTGTGGAAGCAAATGGGGCGACGTGACATCCAGCATACCTGTGTACTTCAGAACCTTCTGGATCTCTGTAGGAAGAAAGAAGCAGAATAAAAGTGCCGGTTGTGGTATGCATTGTGAGcagggagcaaaaaaaaaaagatcacggCTTTAGTTCTTCAGGAGACTACAGTATAAAAAGCCCAATTTAGTGATTGGTGAGTATTCGATGAATCGTTTCAGTCATCGAgtcagatttttgtgatgtctaAATACACTTGTACACTCGTCAGCAAAAAGGTTGTGGACCGCtattgtgcggcaccgctttgctgggcggagggatatgtgacTAGACACACGGTCACTGTTGATTGCATTTCCGTCCGcgaggcaaatagtgccgcatgagacagaacgagatcaagacggacactactggagaaaggaagcttttatacacaaaccctcattgcgggggacaaaagaaatgcttatgatgccgcttttaagttaaaagcaGTCGATATGGCTCTTAACATAGGAAATAGAGCTGCTGATCTACTGTAGAGGTTTCCTCCGGCCGCTAGAGGGCACTGCgctattgttgatgacatcttgtagtgcggcttatatatgaacaaaaggaaattttagctggtgcggcttatagtccggaaattacggtaaacgATCCTTTCCAACATGGAGGCGGTACCTCGGTCCGCCAACTTGTCCACCATTTGCTTGAGAGTGCTTTCCAGTTTGGACACGGCTGTCCTGATCAAGCCGACGCTGACATCAGTGGGAACGTTTGTGTCGGTCCAGTCGTGGATGGACGGGGTGGCGCTCATAGCTGGAAAGttctggaaaagaaaatgtcttgtgagttttttcaatttttcttcTTGGAGAACTCTCACCCACCTTCAAGAAGTGAATGTGGTCAGTCCTGTCCATGTTCTCCAGGTCAACGCCGCGCCTTCGCAGCATTTCGATCTCCCGCTCCAGTTCAGCCACCAGATCTTGGGCACGGCTCTCCGTGCGCTTCCGCTTCTCTTCGATGGTCGCGACCACCTGGGCCTGAGTGTTCTGGATAGCGCGCACCAGGTCGGAGAAGACCAGCACGCTGTCTTCTGTCTCTCGCTTTGCGCTCTCCTGCCGTCATAAGGCAAGAAGTCAGAAGCAGCTCAAAGAATTGCGAACGTGTTCTTACTTTGTTGAGCTCGACTGAGCGTTTGATGTCCTCCACCTTCCTTACTCTGTCATGAATTAATTGCTGCACGTCCACTTGGATTTTCTTCAGCTGTGcctgcaacaacaacacaagttAAGTTGAGTCCAAACCTGAACTCTGAGTTGACTTCCAACGAGGAGCCGATTCCCGGAGTTGCCGATTGGAATCAGTTTGATGAACGCAACCAGCTGGCTTTCTGGAACAGGGCCACCTCGGTTTTCACGTGACCCGCTTTGTGAAATACCTCCCGGGTCTCACTTTGACTCACCCTTCTCTCGGTCCATTCCCGCTCCACGGGGACAGTGTAGTGCGCCCGGTGGTCAGTCTCTGTGCACAGGACGCACACGCACGTCTGGTCTTTCTTGCAGAAAAGCTCCAGGAGGCGTTGGTGCTTGGGGCACATGCGGTCCTCCATGTTGGCCACAGGCTCCATCAGCTTGTGTTTGGTGAATCTGGCGGCGTGCAACTTAAGGTGCTCCTCGCAGTAGGAGGTCAGACACACCAGGCAGGACTTCACAGCTATGGGACGACCGCTGCCGAGGCAAACGTCACAGAGGACCTCCTGCCAGGGCGGAAATGCTGGATGGGGAGATGGTGGAGACAGAGAGGCAGACGGCTCCTCTGGATGCGATCCGGTTGTCTCCGCTGCCTCGCTTCTCCCGTCGTCATTTTCCTCGGTCTTCATCTCCTCTTCACGGTTGTCCTCCAAAAgcctctcctcatcctcctccctgCGCCTTTCCACAGTCCACCGATTCCCTCTTGCGGCCTTCCCCGCCGCACTCTTCAAGCGCATCTCCTTGAACTGCTCGGCAATCTCCCTCAGGACGGTGTTGACGCTCAAGTCCGGCCTCTTGTAGAAGGACTTCTTGCACATGGGGCACTGGTACAGCGGGCTGCTCTTCCAGTAACCCAAGATGCACGTCTGGCAGAAGTTGTGTCCGCACGGGATGGACACCGGGTTGGTGAAGACGTCCAGGCAGATGGAGCAGTGCACCTGCTCTTCCGAGAGGTTCCCAGGGGACGACATCCCTGCACGGCGGAGAGGCAGCGTCATTTTAACCCCGCGGCCTTTTTCCCACCTGCTGTGACAGCGACGTTGTGAGGGTTAAATGCGGAAGTGGCACTGAAGTTACGCGTGTGCGAGTCACAAGTCTCAAATCTTGCTTGACCTTCAAATGACTATGGCAAAAATCAAATCACATGCGACAGGAAGAGCAACTCAGTCCCAAGTCCTAAAATTGTGTCTGACCCCCCCTTCCCCACATTTAGGCAGCCAGCTGGCAGCCGGACCAAAACGGAAAGACACGACGACTCGCTGATCACAAGCCGGGCCGCATAATAAGCAGCCCTAATCGTCATGGCGACTGACAAGATTAAATgccaaaatccaaacaaagaaaaagcagaagaCACACTTCTCATAAAATCAGGGAGACTCACCAGTGGCTTGGAAGCTCGGCAGTGCACTGACACGTGAAACCGGCTGCAAGCGACACACACCTACGACCCAAAATacatccccccctccccttaaCCCAGATACACGAGCATGGAAAGGCCCTCGGAAGGGCAAGGCAAGCACTGTGATATTGGTCCTGCATCTTTATTCAACAAAAGCAAGTCGGAATCACCGTATGTTTTGATTTCTGAGCCCGTAaggccaggggtgtcaaagtcatttttatcGCGGGCCGAAACGTAGTCATAGTGTCCATTACGACTGtcgacccaaataaatgtatgaatgtcTCATACCATATACGGTATAGGCTACACAGACGAGTAAgaactgttcaaatttttacaaagatgaatggtaataattGCTCGACACATCTCTATTTTTTCTATTAATAATTGCTAGAAACATTTATTcgttaaaagtgaagacaattttagCATAAAGTCGACCCACAATTTAGGCCAAATATAATTGCGCTGCGGGCCaaagtttgacacctctgcgCATAGACTGTGAACTTTAAACTCCAAAGTCCATCTGAGGCCAAAACAGCGCCATGTCGTCCATATTGAATGAATTTTGTGTGAGGCGAACATCTTTATGTCAGGTATGTTTGACAGGTGTGATGGCGAGAGGGGCCGTGTTCTTGCCCGCCTGGCTGAGGCAGGGACTGAAGATGGGGTACACATTTTCAGTAAAGTTGTGAGCAAAGGTGTAGAGGTGCAGGCGGGCCTTGGGGTCATAGAAAGAGATTTGGCCGCCTTCGTAATCCAGGAAAATTCCCACTTTAGCGGGCAGGGACGGCAGCGTGAGAGGAAGGCGGGAGGTGGCCAGCGCTTTCACTTGGCCGTTCTTCAGCCACAAGCACCAATAGCCGCCGGCGGGACTCAACGTGATCTCGCCTTTGCGTCGGGCCGAGGCGTTGGCCACGCCCAAAGTCCAGGAGGTCTTACGAGCCACGTCCACCTCCCAGTAGTGACGTCCCGAGTTCAGAGCCTCCCGGCCCAGGACGAAGAGGGCCAGGCTGAAACGTTTGGGGCCGTCGGAGTGAGCCGTCTTGCGTTCCTCGTACCTCACCTGGCGGCCGTCGTCGGACAGCACCAGGTTCTTCTGGGCGGTGGCTGGGTCCAGGATGACCTCACCTGAGcaatacaatacaactttGAGACTCACGGGCAATTCAAACGGCACTTGAACGTGAGTGACTGGGTAAGAAGCGCCATCTGGTGGCcatatttgaacaaaagtgACTCACTCGTGTAGTTCTGCACCTTGCGGAGCTCTGAGGGTCAAGACAGAGGCTGCGTTACACACAAGGCCAAACCACAAGTTTCCGTTTGAAAAGCAACAGACCCGCTTGTCTCACCTTTGCCGTACAGCCTCTTCAGCTCCTCTTGAAACTTGTCGACGAGGCCGCTGACCGATGAACGGATGGTCCCCAGGTAGAGGTCCGTGTTGATGCTCACGGCGGACCAGTCGGTGAGCTCGGGAAGTGGTGGCAGGGTGGCCATGTGCTGCACGGAGCAAATGGGAATGATAAACAACCACAACAGCAACGTGAAACACATACAAGATTCACGATTTTTCAAGATTCGCGTCCGTGACCAGGATGACTGAGAATCTATATACTACAGACACAGTTCTGCATTGGTGGCATCTTTGTTTAGGCAAAAGTAGTCATTTGCCGCCATCTGTTGACATCAATAGGCAATTACAGCACAATAGAAAGTTGGCGCAGCAATGACTTTGATATTGGCCTACCTGCAAGAAGACCACTTTGTCCTTGTTCTGGGCCTGGGTGTCCAAATCATGGCTCCGCCTCCTCAGCTGACTAAGTTCATTCTCCAGGCCTCGCGCCAGCTCCTGCGCGTGGCGCTCGGCCTCGCGCTGCCTCGTGGCGATCAGCTCCGCTAGCTCGGCCTGACTTTGCTCCACTAGGCGCTGCAGTTCGGCAAAAACCTGCCAgctctcctccagctccttctGGACGCTGGTCTGGAACACACACAGTGTTTACATCGTGGATTGTCTTCTGCGGACAACCCAAAAACTGAATATCAATAAACGGTGACTCAACAGGAGGTTGCACATAAACAATCTCATGCAGATGAATTGCCTCCATGGCGGAGGCAATTAAAAGCTCAACCCTAACACCAAGACACTCCTCAGGTCTACGCAAACAAAAGCATGCGAGGCTTTGCTCCATACCGGTTCCACTGGTTGGACGAGCACATGTGAATGCCTCGCGAGCAGCACGATAAAATGGAACAGGAAAGGCTGAGAATGAAAGGTTTCAGGGCAGTGTGAGGTACCCGCTTTGGTGTCACCTACAGCACCGGAGTGGAAAGACCACAAAGTTTCTATCACTCCAACTGGATAGATTTTAAATGTGGCAGTGAATGAAGGATTTCAGGAAATATTTGCATACCCGTCGGTCTTTAAGAGGTCGGGAAAATAAAAGCCGCACCGCAGTTTGGCTTTAGCCAAAGGTGCTACTTCTCAAACAAGCTGGCAGGTAAACAAGCTACGAGCTTGTTTACATCCCGGTGGATTAGAAGCACGTGGCTCTAGCTGAACTGTGGCAGGGTTCTTCTTTCTGGACCtggatttgacacctctgtcaccaggtaAAACTAAGATTTGCGCTGTACGAGGAGATTCCTTGCTTGGGTAAAAGTGACCTGCGCATATGGATACTGAGCAGTAGGTGAGGATTGATTGACCTCTGACCTTGATGACCTTAATGGATTGCTTGACTTCCTCCAGCTTTTTGGCACGCTCCTTAATCAGGTGCTTCAGCTCGGAGCGTTTTTTCCCCAGGCTGCTCTGTGGGAGAAAGACAGCGCGGTCACGtgaggaggatgatgatgatgccagAGGATGATGCCGGAGTCCGCTTGCCACTGACCAACTTCTTCTTCCACTCGTGGTCTGCGGAGACCACATCGTGGGATTTGTGAGCAGTCTCCACGCAGGCAGAGCAGATGCAGATGTGGTCGGTGCGGCAGTAAAGCTCCAGAAGACGCGTGTGCTTTCTACAGATCTTGTCCTCCAGGTTGAAGGTGGGCTCAATCAGTCGATGGGACGTCAGAGTCTTTACCTGGAAATTTAAGTCCAACGTCACGAGACAGGTAGTCTGTGCTTTTGAAGCCCCTCAATGTTACCATTCCTACTATGACTACCTTTTTATGATGTCTCAAATGGGTTTCGCAGAAGGACCCGGGACAGTTGACGCACGACTTGTGTgccttcatcttcctcccGATACAAGCGTCGCAGGGAATGTCTCCGGCCCGCGCAAACTCACCGGTGTCATAGCTCGGCGATCCCGTCTCGGAACTCAGATTGAGCGCCGAGGCTCGCGTGGACGCCCCGGGCGATTCGGCCCCGCCAGCCAACGCCATCCCCTGGAACTGAGACGAGATCTCCGCCAGGACCCTGTTGACGCTCATCTCAGGCTTCCTGCTGTAGTTCTTCTTGCACATGGGGCACAGGAACTTCTTGCTGTGGTTCCAGTAGCCCTGCAGGCAGGCTTTGCAGAAGCTGTGGCCGCATGGCGTGGACACGGGCTCCACAAACACTTCCAGGCAGATGGAGCAGGTGAACTGGTCCTCGCTGAGGCCGCGGCCTCCTGGAGAACTCACGCCTGGAATCGAGGAGAGGAACTCAATGTCCGGTTTGAAAGTTGGCGTTTGTCATCACTCTCAAGTCAAGCAGGAAGTAGCACGTGAGGAATGTCGACCGACAGGAGCTTCCACCTGGCGGCGCAAAATCCCTTCCTTGTGGAATGCAAATCAATAACAACTTGAAATTTGAATCAAGAACCAATCTTGTGATTTACTCTCCCGGGCCCaaacgacaacaaaatacacgTCTGTATGTTAGTACTAAAAGATCGTTTGGGTTTAACAAGCTTCGCCACACAGGTGTATTAAACATGACAAAGACTGTTGATTTGAGGCTACTCGACTCGAATACAtttgccaaaatattttttttaaaatactttgGAGGTGAAAGATAAGTGAAAGAATTCCATCATCCCCCTTCAAACTCACTCTGCATGCTGTCCCGACGACGCTCACCCCGGCAATAAAGCCGACAGGCCGCTGCCGATACTCACGGAAGCTCCGCGGCCAACCGGGGCCCCTCCCACGCCAGCTCCGAGGGCGGCGTCCTGAAACCAGACacccaaaaacacaaaatcacttgtttgctttttcaaacGTATTGTAGCTGCTTTCCATATGAGCAGCAGTCGCTGACAAACACACCTGGGAAGGAAGAATTGAAGTCAAATACCATAtttacattcaaatgaaagcGTTTAGGTTTTCCGTGACAGTTTAATGAACCAACACAAAAGCGCTAAAAAAGCATAGTGGGCACTTGGATAAAGTTTAATGGATGatgaccaaaacaaacaaaaacatcaaagcaaaaaaaaaaaaaaagtcaagttcaACTGAGTAGATTTATGCAGTTTatgaataaaagtaaaaaatatacGTCAGTATCCAGACAGCTGCTCATTTTCTAAGCATTTCTTACCGGCCATTGCGGCCCGATTCAAatctatatacacacacaatgtaTACATTATCAACACGGGCATCTTCTATACATTTACGTGAGCGGAGTGTCAAACCCAGCGCAGCAAATCAAatgtaacaaaacaaatcaactgCAATTGCATGTGAAGCACcatcaaaaaacacacacacacaaaaagtctgGCCTTTTTTCTTTGGTAGTGGAATGACACCCACGAGCGGAGCGTCTCGCTGATATCAAGTCGTCTTTCAAAGCAGCACAGTTGCTTCCGTGTAGCGCTTTGACTGAACTTCCCACACGTTGGAATTTTTGCATGGCAACCTGAGAAACGTTTTTTTCATCCCGTCAGTAATGTCCATATCCCACAGACATTCCCAATCCCAGACCGAGGCCCAGCCCCAGACTCTCCCTGAGCCCTCTCAGTTGCTCCTCTCCCAGCCGGATCTTGTCTTCCAGCTGCTTCTGCTCCACCAGCAGGGCTGCTTTCATCTTCACAAAGTGGCTGATGGGGACACAAAGCAGGCATGAGGTGGGAGCCATCGAGCAGCAGCGGGACCCTCCTACCTGTAGTCTCGGTGCTGCTCCGGAGAGAGGCATCGGGCCAGAACCCGGCTGACGGCCTGCTCCCTGCGGTCGACGTGGTCCTTCAAGTCCTGGGCCTCAGATAGCTGCCTCATGAGCTGGCGCTTTTTCTCCAGCAGGGAGAGCTAGAGAGCAGCCAGAGGAGCGCAAGATTGGATTGAGTTTCCTCCAGCGGAGGATGAGAAGACCGCCATCTGTTGAGAATGACCTCCTCACCCTCTCGTCATCTTCAGTTTCAGGGTTGAGCATGTCCAGCGCCGTCTCCACCCTCAGCAGACGCCCCGACAGCGACAGCAGCAGGCTGACCACCTTGTCCAGGTCTCCGATGAACATGCGGAACTTGTCCACCTCGTTGGGCTTGCACACGCCCACCACCATGCCCTCCACTTCCTCCCCCAGCTGCGCGTTGGCTCGGACGTCGTCCTGAAGCCCCCGCTGGGCTTCCCTCAGTACTCCCAGTTTCTTTCGCAGGCTCTCCATCAGCTGTCTCTATACGTGTGGACCGAAGGGGaggcaccaaaaaaaagcggTTAAGACGGGCCGCCGAGCGACAGCAGGTGACGGCGAGGTAGCTCACCTTGTAGGTAAGCTCGTCGTCTTCTTCCCGCTCTCGGTCGGTCAAATCCTTCATCTGGGACAAGAGCTGAGCCTTGGCCGCCGACGTGCTGTAATAGGAGGAGCAACTGGAACTCGCGCCGGACTGCCTGACGGGGGAGGACGATGAGATATAACAAAAAGCTCGGGATATTCTTCTCTTCCCAGACTCAACTTTGCTTACCTGTCCAAGCTATCAGTGTTGTGGAAGGCCCCCTTCCAGCTCTCCGTGCCCGACTCTCCCTCACCGCTGTGAGGGAAGAGCTCTTCCAAGCTCagtctctccctgccgctCTCCGGCTGCTCCTCCGCGGAGCTGCACTCCGTCCGGACGCTACCCACCGGATCGGCCCGCGGCTCAGTTAAGGTGTCGATGTCCGTCTCCAGGACGGTGGCCGGCAAGGCGAAGCAAGGAAGCTCGCTGGTGAGCGGCTCCTCCTCCGCGGGAAGTCCCTCGTCTTCCTGGAAGTCGTCGATGTCCGTTTCGAAAGGGACATCCAGTTCTGCCTCCAGGCTGTGGGTGGGACTCGGGCTGAGGGTGGTCTCCGACTCGGTTCCGGTTTCCTGGACTTTTGGTGTCTCAACACTCTGGACATacatctgctgctgctgctgttgcttgtGGTTCAGCACAGAGAAGGATTCAGGAAGTAAAACACCACTGAGGTGTCCATTTGCCACAGCAAGTGGAAGCGTGTAATCGCTTTGAATTCCGGATGACAGAATTCGCTCCCACTCAGCTCCAGGTCCGGATGGTGGCTTGTGAGAATTCCACATCTCATCACtgcaaagacacacaagaTGAAAACAATCTCGGGCTAGCAAATGAATAAGTGAGCATATTTTAGCGGACCTGTTTTGAAGCGCAGGCCGGGCTGCCGTCTCGCTCTCGTGCTGGTGGTCTAAGTAGGTCGGCATCACCGGCCTGAAGGCCCGCCTGGAGAACATGGGACTGGGTGGGGCGATGGAAAAGGAGAGCTCAGCAAAGTGAGGCGGATCGGCCGGGATGTGGGCGAAGGCGGCATCTGGAGTCCGAGGCTGGTGGCAGCTGCAACGCGGGCAGCCCTCCGCCACCGCTTCCTGCCTCTGCGGCGGGAGGCTATACGACCTCTGCCTGGACGGCTCGGCGCTAGAAAAGCGCTGCTCTTCCGAGGGCGGTTCCGTGCAGGGATGTTGCGGAGGGGCGGTCGAAGAAGAAGCAAATAGTGTGTGGTGCGATGATCGCCTGCGGTGGAACTGCTCCCACTTGGGCGGCGGGGGCCTCGGTGGtggtttcttcttcttcttctggctCAGCGGGTCCTCCGCCGCGTCCGCTCCTTCCTCCACTTCCCTCAACATCGGGCCGACGGAACGTGACCGGCGCTGACCGGCATGGAGATCGTTTTCCGACATGGTGCGGCCCCACTGCGTGAGGGGGGCTGCCGCGTGTCCGTTGCAATCGTTTCTGTTGCCGATCGCCCGTCCCGGGCTCCACGATGGCTGATGATGCAGACCGATGCCGCCCGCAGGCTGCGACTCCCGTCTCCAGCCGGTGTAGTCTCTGTCACGTGTGTAAAATATTAACAAATTGAGTCATGGCTCAGATGGACCGACAAAAATCTAAGTATACCATggagcccccccccttctcataaaaaaaaaaaaaaaaagggggccaTTGATATGGATCGAAATCAACTGTCTCGAAGATTTATAATGATTAATGATTCATGTTAGCATGATGACTTTTCTTCCATAAAAggatctatttttttcttggttacATCGACAACGTTTCATTTGCTATTATTTCataaacagcttgaagcaagCACACTTGGTCTCTTATTTGACAAAAGGTGGAGACCAGAGAGACTTTTAGCCTCCCGAAAGTGATGTTACACAATACGGGGtaagaattgtttttattcatatcGAGCGAGGGTGTGAGAATATGCGCATCGAATACTTTGAGAAGTTTAAATGTGTTCAAAGAGGCCTCAGATTTTCACtcagattttattcaacaaatttctattttttcaaaaatgtttcctttttgtttgggTTGAGACAAACTTCCTGGCATTTAGATTAAGATCAGGGAAAAACAAGCTGAGTGCACGTCCTAATAAAGCGGAATCCCCCATCCAGCCACTGGCTTCCATTTTAAGTCTGGATGATTGCTTTGCTTTCCACACTTGAAACTGATTCCAGCCAAGCAACAGCCAAGTATGACTGGAGTGGGCTTTCCTGCCAAGCCCTCAACAACCCCGACCACCCGTTCAAATTCTCCTGGAAGTCACTCGGGAACAATCAGGCAGAGAAGACAGACGTGAGCGCACATTTGCAGAAAGGTCACCGAATACATAAAAGAAATGTCTCACCTCTCCGTCAGGCTGTACTTTCTGTTCAGTTGGCTTGTTTCATGTTGCTGGGCAGGATACTGGGAGGACATTACCAGGTGAtcacaacacaaaaagatggcgttttcttgttttttgtaaacatCACATATGTGATGATAAATTAGAAGCGGTCCCACTCACTTGTGTCGGCATGTCCCTCCTTCCCTGGTACAATGTTGGTTGGACTTGGCCGCCGTTGCTCGGATGCGAGTGGTCTTGACGATTCCCGTCTCGCTTCAAGCAAAACTCTTTCCTTTGCCTTCTCATCTCTTCCTCTCCTTCCTTCTCCAACTGGAGTTCCATCTGGCGTTCCCACAGTCTCACCCTTTCCTGTCGCTCTTTCTCCCTGAGCCTCTCTCTTTCCACTTCCCTTTCCTGTCGTTCCTTCTCCCGCTGCATCTCAACTTCTCGCGACGTGTTGTCCCTCTTTCTGTCCCGAGCGCTCTCCTCCCGTTCTTTACCCTGCGCGTGCTCCTTCTTCTTTTGTCTGTCGCACACCGACGGCCTTTTTTCTCGGTCTGCGCTTGAATGCCGCGGCTTTTCTCCCTGGTAGGAGTACCTCCGTTGGTTTGTGGACGGGCCCCGCTCGCTCCCTTCCTGATACTTCTGGAGTCCGGACGCCTTGCTGGTCTCTTCAAAGAACTTCCTCCTATCTGCAAAAGGAAGGATGTCGGACTCCTCCATCCGGGAACAGGAAGCGGAGTGGGCGCAGGTGGGCGCGGAAGTGAAGGCGCAAACGCCGTGCCTCGACACGCTCTCGCCAACGACGCCATACAGTCTACTGGGTTCCGGTTGGAGTTTATGCTCGGGAGTCCAACGCCAGCGGCGGGCCTTGCCGGCCGGAGCCGGCTCCTCCACCACTCGGACGCCGACACGGAAATTGGGAACGCCCGTGTCCATAATTTGAACGGATGTGGTCGTAGATGCTGAATCGTCACAATTCTGTTTGACCGAATTGATTGATTTCTCATCTTGTGCACCAAATATCACTTTGGTTTGGCTTTTGTTGACTTCAGCGTCCGGGTCTTCAGACTCCTCGTGGAGATCTGCACCGTCCTCTTCCTGGACCGTTTCCCCGCAAGAGATCAACCCTCCTGGGCCAGCGCTTTGTTGAAGTTGGGCCTTCTTCCTCTGGATCTCGTTTCGGAGGTTGGTCGCAAAGCGCTCGCTACGGCGACGGTTTCTCCGATGGTTCCTCGAAGAGTTTGGTTTTTTCGCCGTAGCGTCACTGACATTTAAGTTGACTTCACTTCTTCTCTCATCTGCCCTCTGCTCTTCCAGTAAAGTGTCGACGCTTGCGGCCGCACTAAGAGGCTCAAAATCTCCTCCGAGCATTTGGTCAGCAGGGTCCACCCCGCCTTGTGTTGATGGCTCTGCTGTGTCCTCAGGTGCGCTCACAGAGCGGCCCCAAGGGTGGAGATGTTGGATGGCTCCCCTTCCTTCCTCCGAGAGCACAGATTCAGGAGTGGAGCAGCAGCTTTGCCCCCATTTCTTGGGCGGCTCCCGGCAACGTTCCCGACTCTCCGCTGCATCTGGAGATGCTGAAGACCACCGACTACAAGAAGGATGACTGTAAGCTTCCGGCGAGGAGTTATTGCTAGTCAGCTGTGAACATCCAAGTTGTGTCTTATCGGCGTATTTTTGCCACTGAAGACCAGTAGAAGCGGAATGATTGATTTGCGACTCCTCCTGAAGCTCTACTGAAGCGTGTAAAGGGAACGAAGCAGGTCCGTCAGAGGCCGCAGGGAGCTGACGAACGGTTGCGTCCAACTCGTCTCTCAGATCACATTCGCTCTGACTGTAGAAGCATTCTAAATGGCTGCTTTCTTCGACTTGTTGGAAGCCGTTAGCAGTTCCCGGTTCATTGGTCGGAGAAGGCGCCGTTTCCCCGTAGGCGATATCAGTCGGAGCGGAAGCGCAACGTTGGTTTGGAAGATTAGGGCAACCCGGATTGTTCTCCAGCCTGTGGTCACTGTTTGGAGAGTGAGCGGGACTGCCGTGTGCTGCTATTCTGCATTCTCCATTTCTTATCAGGTCAAAGTCCCCGCCCCTCCATGACGAGGGTCTCTCTTTGGGTTTCTGCCTGGGCCTGTTCAATGAGCTGAACTTGAAGCCCACCCGCTGTGCCTCAGCCCGGGCCTCGTCGGATAAACGTCCgtctgcggcggcggcggagctCGGACGAGTCGGCGCCAGGCTTTGCGGGAAGCCGTCGGCGGAGCATACGTCAACGGGCCTGAGCGGCACCGCGGTGTAGTCGGACATGTTTGAGCTGGTGGAGAAGGAGCTGTAGGCCGAGTCTCTCTTGCTGTTGAAGAGCGTCTGGTCTACGGGCGAATTGCGCGAGTCGGAGTAAGGCTGCGGGATGGGCGTGGCTGTGTCCAAGCTCTCCATGGAGCCCAGGGAACTGC
This window contains:
- the shroom4 gene encoding protein Shroom4 isoform X1, producing the protein METVEQLVSFHRIQVQLSGGAPWGFTLKGGTEHGEPLVITKIEEGGKAARCEKLRVGDELININGSALYGSRQEALILIKGSYRILKLAVRRRSIPHIRPPSWLPIEVPPTPPPPPPCLPLPADSPPLPPPPAPPAMQPHPCACTLTWNTSDNSDLPMQWGQLCRPYSSTDRSSSLGSMESLDTATPIPQPYSDSRNSPVDQTLFNSKRDSAYSSFSTSSNMSDYTAVPLRPVDVCSADGFPQSLAPTRPSSAAAADGRLSDEARAEAQRVGFKFSSLNRPRQKPKERPSSWRGGDFDLIRNGECRIAAHGSPAHSPNSDHRLENNPGCPNLPNQRCASAPTDIAYGETAPSPTNEPGTANGFQQVEESSHLECFYSQSECDLRDELDATVRQLPAASDGPASFPLHASVELQEESQINHSASTGLQWQKYADKTQLGCSQLTSNNSSPEAYSHPSCSRWSSASPDAAESRERCREPPKKWGQSCCSTPESVLSEEGRGAIQHLHPWGRSVSAPEDTAEPSTQGGVDPADQMLGGDFEPLSAAASVDTLLEEQRADERRSEVNLNVSDATAKKPNSSRNHRRNRRRSERFATNLRNEIQRKKAQLQQSAGPGGLISCGETVQEEDGADLHEESEDPDAEVNKSQTKVIFGAQDEKSINSVKQNCDDSASTTTSVQIMDTGVPNFRVGVRVVEEPAPAGKARRWRWTPEHKLQPEPSRLYGVVGESVSRHGVCAFTSAPTCAHSASCSRMEESDILPFADRRKFFEETSKASGLQKYQEGSERGPSTNQRRYSYQGEKPRHSSADREKRPSVCDRQKKKEHAQGKEREESARDRKRDNTSREVEMQREKERQEREVERERLREKERQERVRLWERQMELQLEKEGEEEMRRQRKEFCLKRDGNRQDHSHPSNGGQVQPTLYQGRRDMPTQYPAQQHETSQLNRKYSLTERDYTGWRRESQPAGGIGLHHQPSWSPGRAIGNRNDCNGHAAAPLTQWGRTMSENDLHAGQRRSRSVGPMLREVEEGADAAEDPLSQKKKKKPPPRPPPPKWEQFHRRRSSHHTLFASSSTAPPQHPCTEPPSEEQRFSSAEPSRQRSYSLPPQRQEAVAEGCPRCSCHQPRTPDAAFAHIPADPPHFAELSFSIAPPSPMFSRRAFRPVMPTYLDHQHESETAARPALQNSDEMWNSHKPPSGPGAEWERILSSGIQSDYTLPLAVANGHLSGVLLPESFSVLNHKQQQQQQMYVQSVETPKVQETGTESETTLSPSPTHSLEAELDVPFETDIDDFQEDEGLPAEEEPLTSELPCFALPATVLETDIDTLTEPRADPVGSVRTECSSAEEQPESGRERLSLEELFPHSGEGESGTESWKGAFHNTDSLDRQSGASSSCSSYYSTSAAKAQLLSQMKDLTDREREEDDELTYKRQLMESLRKKLGVLREAQRGLQDDVRANAQLGEEVEGMVVGVCKPNEVDKFRMFIGDLDKVVSLLLSLSGRLLRVETALDMLNPETEDDERLSLLEKKRQLMRQLSEAQDLKDHVDRREQAVSRVLARCLSPEQHRDYSHFVKMKAALLVEQKQLEDKIRLGEEQLRGLRESLGLGLGLGLGMSVGYGHY